Proteins encoded together in one Chryseobacterium sp. G0201 window:
- a CDS encoding glycerophosphodiester phosphodiesterase family protein, protein MKNFILGLAVLSTVSMKAQTQIIAHRGYWQTQPPTTENSIKSLENAQNLKIYGAEFDVRMTKDGVLVINHDEHHGKMEISETSFKELEKLKLSNGENFPTLKDYLKQGKKDKSLKLIVEIKPDKTKEKEDELTAKTIKMIKDMKLESQSEFISFSLNICKEIKKLAPTFKVQYLKGELSPQEIKNEGLDGLDYHYSIFQKNPTWISEAKALGLVTNVWTVNDVAISDELKAQGVNFITTNIPDQLKK, encoded by the coding sequence ATGAAAAATTTTATCTTAGGGTTAGCAGTTTTAAGCACAGTTTCAATGAAGGCACAAACCCAGATTATCGCACACAGAGGTTATTGGCAGACGCAACCTCCGACAACGGAAAATTCAATTAAATCATTAGAAAATGCCCAGAATTTAAAAATTTATGGAGCTGAGTTTGATGTAAGAATGACAAAAGACGGTGTTTTGGTCATCAATCACGATGAGCATCACGGAAAAATGGAAATTTCTGAAACCTCTTTCAAGGAATTGGAAAAGCTGAAATTATCAAACGGTGAAAATTTTCCTACGTTAAAAGATTATTTAAAACAGGGGAAAAAAGACAAGTCGTTGAAGCTTATCGTTGAGATCAAACCAGACAAAACGAAGGAAAAAGAAGATGAATTGACCGCGAAAACCATCAAAATGATTAAAGACATGAAGTTGGAGTCTCAAAGTGAATTTATTTCTTTCAGCTTAAATATCTGCAAGGAAATCAAAAAATTGGCACCTACATTCAAAGTTCAATATCTGAAGGGAGAATTATCTCCTCAGGAGATCAAAAATGAAGGTTTGGATGGGCTAGATTATCATTACAGTATTTTCCAGAAAAACCCAACCTGGATCTCTGAAGCTAAGGCATTAGGTTTAGTTACAAATGTTTGGACGGTGAATGATGTTGCTATTTCAGACGAATTAAAAGCTCAGGGAGTAAATTTTATTACTACCAATATTCCTGATCAATTGAAAAAATAA